CGAAAGTCGTCTGGGTCCAGAACAACGAGCCCGAGATCTTTGCCAAGCTGCGCCGCGTGCTGTTGCCAAAAGACTATCTACGGCTGTGGCTCACGGGCGAGCGTGTGTCGGAAATGTCGGATGCGGCGGGAACGTCATGGCTCGATGTCGGCAAGCGCGCATGGTCGTCGGAGCTTCTCGCCGCAACCGGTCTTGATGTCAGCCATATGCCTTCGCTGGTCGAGGGGACTGAAGTCTCCGGGACTTTGAAGGCCGATATTGCGTCCCGGTGGGGCATGGGCAGCAGTGTCGTGGTTGCGGGCGGAGCGGGAGACAATGCCGCTTCGGCCTGCGGCATGGGGACGGTCGGCGAAGGCCACGCCTTCGTCTCGATTGGAACATCCGGCGTGCTCTTTGCTGCCAATGGCTCATATCTGCCAAATCCCGAGAGCGCGGTTCACACATTCTGCCATGCCCTGCCCGATACCTGGCACCAGATGGGTGTTATCCTGTCGGCGACTGATGCCCTGAATTGGTACGCCGGCATTACATCACGCAAACCTGCCGAACTTACCGAAGAACTGGGCGATGAACTGCGTGCACCTTCCGGCGCAACGTTCCTGCCCTATCTTTCCGGCGAACGGACACCGCTCAACGATTCCGCAATTCGGGGTTCGTTCCAAGGGCTCGAGCATGCCAGCGACCGTGCAGTCCTGACACAGGCGGTGCTGGAGGGCGTTGCGTTTGCGTTTCGTGATTGCCTGAACGCACTTGCGGCGGCGGGCACCAAACTCGATCGTGTAACGGCGGTCGGCGGCGGGTCACGTTCGACCTATTGGCTGAAAACCATCGCAACTGCGCTGAATATCCCCATCGATGTGCCGGCGGATGGCGATTTCGGTGCGGCGTTCGGTGCCGCGCGCCTCGGGTTGATCGCCGCAGAAAAAGCTGACCCACGCACGATTTGCGCCGCGCCTGCAACCGACTACACGATCGAGCCGGAAGCCGACCTCATCGGCGATTTCGACGCGGCGTATAATCGCTACCACAATCTCTACCCAGCATTAAAAGGAGTTCAATCATGAGCAGCGGTTTTTTCGGCGACGTAAAACCAGTCAAGTATGAAGGGCCGGACAGCACCGATCCGCTCGCCTATCGCTTTTACAATCCTGACGAAATCGTTCTTGGCAAACGGCTCGAGGACCACTTGCGATTTGCCGTCGCCTATTGGCACTCGTTCGTCTGGCCAGGCGGCGATCCGTTCGGCGGGCAGACCTTCGAACGTCCCTGGTTCAACGATACGATGGATGGGGCCAAGCTCAAGGCGGACGTGGCATTTGAAATGTTCTCGATCCTTGGCGCGCCCTACTTCTGCTTCCACGATGCCGACGTGCGCCCGGAAGGCGACAGCATCGCGGAAAGCGACAAGCGCCTGCATGAAATCGCCGACTACTTTGCCGGCAAGATGGAAAAGACCGGTACCAAGCTTCTTTGGGGCACCGCCAATCTCTTTTCCAACCGCCGCTACATGTCGGGTGCGGCGACCAATCCTGACCCGGATGTCTTTGCCTATGCCGCCGCGACGGTGAAAACCTGTATCGATGTGACGCAAAAGCTGAAGGGCGAGAACTACGTTCTTTGGGGCGGACGCGAAGGCTACGAAACGCTGCTCAACACCGACATGA
This is a stretch of genomic DNA from Phyllobacterium zundukense. It encodes these proteins:
- the xylB gene encoding xylulokinase; its protein translation is MYLGLDLGTSGVKALLIGEDQSVIGSGTGTLDISRPHSGWSEQNPLHWVKATEDAVQALKTTHAKELAAVKGIGLSGQMHGATLLDSNDQVLRPCILWNDTRSHKEAAELDRDPKFRALSGNIVFPGFTAPKVVWVQNNEPEIFAKLRRVLLPKDYLRLWLTGERVSEMSDAAGTSWLDVGKRAWSSELLAATGLDVSHMPSLVEGTEVSGTLKADIASRWGMGSSVVVAGGAGDNAASACGMGTVGEGHAFVSIGTSGVLFAANGSYLPNPESAVHTFCHALPDTWHQMGVILSATDALNWYAGITSRKPAELTEELGDELRAPSGATFLPYLSGERTPLNDSAIRGSFQGLEHASDRAVLTQAVLEGVAFAFRDCLNALAAAGTKLDRVTAVGGGSRSTYWLKTIATALNIPIDVPADGDFGAAFGAARLGLIAAEKADPRTICAAPATDYTIEPEADLIGDFDAAYNRYHNLYPALKGVQS